One window of Akkermansia biwaensis genomic DNA carries:
- a CDS encoding type II secretion system protein, with product MKVSFATRQLHRGFTLIELLVVIAIIALLASVAYGPIINQINKGDQMQALTNMKNVGVAMNEFKSNSKLGNFPDDITADRVVAQHSYMAGLGPLQGDTSNDYFRQLLANESVSESNFYAKVQTASGGSTVTPDGEIYDGKALTPGEVGISYVMRKGENNKKVGIGSSVGEYPLMVTSVLPGDDGSTVVAGNAVRFDPESFRGKVLIFTTAQSAKTLELNDNDDLQDTFIPKRRGKDISDQFLILTPDFSGQE from the coding sequence ATGAAAGTATCTTTTGCAACACGCCAGTTACACCGGGGTTTCACCCTGATCGAACTTTTGGTCGTTATCGCCATTATCGCGCTGCTCGCGTCCGTGGCGTATGGTCCCATTATCAACCAGATCAACAAGGGAGACCAGATGCAGGCCCTGACCAACATGAAGAACGTGGGCGTGGCGATGAACGAATTCAAGTCCAACAGCAAGCTGGGCAATTTCCCGGACGACATCACCGCTGACCGTGTGGTGGCCCAGCATAGCTACATGGCTGGCCTGGGGCCGTTGCAGGGCGACACCTCCAATGACTATTTCCGCCAGCTTCTGGCCAATGAGTCCGTGTCTGAAAGCAACTTCTACGCCAAGGTCCAGACTGCTTCCGGCGGTTCTACCGTCACTCCCGACGGTGAAATCTATGACGGCAAGGCCCTGACTCCCGGTGAAGTGGGCATTTCCTACGTGATGCGCAAGGGTGAGAACAACAAGAAGGTGGGTATCGGTAGCTCCGTTGGCGAATATCCCCTGATGGTTACCTCCGTGCTTCCCGGCGATGACGGCTCCACAGTGGTTGCCGGCAATGCTGTCCGCTTTGACCCGGAAAGTTTCCGCGGCAAGGTACTGATCTTCACGACCGCCCAGAGTGCCAAAACATTGGAACTGAACGACAACGACGACCTTCAGGATACCTTCATTCCCAAGAGAAGGGGCAAGGACATCAGCGACCAGTTCCTGATCCTTACTCCTGATTTCAGCGGCCAGGAATAA